In the Anaerostipes caccae L1-92 genome, GCTATGATTGCTTCTTTAAGGTCAAATTTTTCTTCAAGGAATTCTTCTTCATTGGCAGCACTGTTTTCAGGAAAATTGATTTTAATCTGTACATATCCCTGTTTTCTGGCCTGCTCCAATGCTCTTGCGACCGTCATCCTGGACACGTTTAATTTCTTACCGATATCCACCTGCGACATGCCGTTTTTGTAATACATCTTTACAACTTTCATCATGAACCGTTCGTCTTTCAACTTCCTGCGTCTCCCTGTCTTCTGCAAATTTGTTTGTCTTACTACTAGTATATAGAAATGATATGTAATCCGTCAATCGAAACCATTCATCCTTTTATATAATTATCCCTAGACATCCTAAAATGAGTGAAACAATGGTCAGCCCCAGAGTGGCCGCAAAATAATTTCTCTTGACCTTTGCAAGGTATCCCCATACGCATAACACTACAGCCAGAGGAAGAAGGCCGGGTATAATAGAGTCGAAGATAGACTGCAGAGTCGTTGTGTACGCACTGGTTGCGAATTTTAACGGTGTGGACACCGTAACATAAGTTGAGGCAAGGCCTCCCATCATAAACAGACCTAAGATGCTTGCTCCTGCAATGATCATATTGACCAGTCCGGATTTCAGCATATTTTCCGCAAAAGAGTATCCAAACGTATAACATTTGGAGGTCAGAAAGTAGCCGATACAAAAACAGACAACAGTTAAGCATACGACCGGTCCAATTCCTCCCAGGGGATTTCCCTGTTTTGCAAGGGGCAGGAACAATCCGATAAACAGATACATGAGGGTGGACCAGGAAATGGTATCGCCGATTCCGGCCAGCGGCCCCATCAGGCCTGTCTTAAGATTCATTACCACTTCACCCGGTATTACATCATAATTTTGTGACTTCTTCTCTTCCATTGCCAGAGTCAGTCCAAGAATTGGGCCGCCGCCCCAGTGAGCCTCTGTGTTAAAAAATGTCATATGGCGTTTCAGTGCTTCACAGTAATGCTCTTTATTCTCTTCTCCCGGATAGAATTTTTTCAGTGCCGGCACCAGCGCTGTACAAAAACTAGGCGCCTGCATTCTTTCAAAGCTGTGTCCGACTTCTGCACCGATCCACCAGCGCATCCATGCATGGAATATGTCTTTTTTTCCGAGCAGTTTTATTGTCTCATCGTATTCTTCTTCCTCTTCATCCTCGTCATCCTCATCTTCTGCCTCTCCTTTATAATCCTTTATAGTAAATGTAATATAGAGGAATGTAAGAAAGAGTCCGGCCAGAAGCAATGGAATTGTTCCGATTTTTGTATATTGGATCAGGAAGAAACCTGCAAAGAAAAACGGCATGTACCTCGGTTTGGAGATTAGATTTGCTATGATTGCAAATCCTACAGCAGGCAGACATGCTCCCATGGCAGAAAGTCCATTTGTTACGAACTTCGGAATATCATCCAGGATTCCCTGTAATGCACCGCTTCCAAAATAAAGGGCAGTCGCCACGGGCACTGCAAACATTAAAGCTCTGATAATGCCGCAGTAAATAACAGACCACCTTGTCATTCCTGCTGCATCACCTTTTTCCGCAAAGGTATCTCCTCTCTGGGCAAAAAATCCATTCAGCAGATAGTCAAGATTCATCAGCTGTGCTCCCAGAAGTCCTACCGGCACTGCCAGGGCAACCGCAGCTGTTGTATTAAGTCCGGAAACCATAGCAACCGGAATTGCAACATAGGAAGCCAGACATGGATCTGTGGGCTGATTTCCGCCGGCGGAAATGACACCCAGGTAAATCAGCTGCAGAGACGCACCGATGATCATTGCCTGTGTCATGTCTCCCATGACAGCACCGATAATGACAGCATTAAAAATTACAGTGTTGAACATAAAGGCCCCTGTCGTATAGGGAATGCAGCATTTGGCTATGCCGCAGAACAAACCCAGCAATATAGCCTGCATTAATGAAATCGTCATATTTTCATCCTCCTTTTCCTCTTAATGAAGATTCGGAAATGTCTTCCTCATAATTTCCAAAGACTCTTTCCTGTCAGTTGGCTGCATCTGGAAACACAGCTTCACCCCGCTCTTTTCAATGTCCATCAGGGTCTGTGCTTCACTTTCTGAGAGTCCTACCTGCTTGTAAATCTGTTTTCTGTCATGAATGACTGCCATCTGGCCGATGGTAATCTCATCAAAAGATACGCCTGCTTCCTGGAGTTTAGCTATTTGCTTTACATCCCGGAATAATACGAACACATTTCCGGAGCCAAACTTATTTTTCTTCCAGGCTTCCGCTGCCTTCTCTACGGATAAAATACTGACTTTCAAGTCCGGCGGCGCTGCAAATTTCAGTATACTTTTCTGCATTTTATCTATCGCCACCTGATCATCAATGACAACGATTTTCTGTGCATGAAAGACTTTCACCCACTGGGTAACCACTTGTCCGTGGATCAGGCGGTCATCAACTCTGACTGCTAATTTTTTCGCCATACCTCATTCTCCTTTTCTGTGACATTCTGAAGATGATTTAGTCATCATCTTCATCGTCATTTAAGAATCCCTCTGTATCAATGCGGAAAATCATTTGCTCTTGCTGATAAACTTTCACTTTTTTACTGCTGATCCAATAAGACACTTACCCTATACATTCCCGGCTTGCTTGCCTCTTCAAATGCTTCCTGGATCTGATCTAATTTGAACGTTTTTTCTTCAATTAGCTTAGATACATCTACAACTCCTGTGCTAAGTGCTCTCGCAGCTTCCTGGAAATCTTCATTGTCTGCGCCAAAGGTTCCGATCAGTTCCATCCTGCGGTAATGCATTTCATTGGAATCAATATGTAATTCCGGTGCCGGATAGCCGGCCGCAAACAGCAGCAGTTTACCGTCTTTTTCTTTGATCATTTTCAGACCCTGATCATTAGCCGCTGTGACTCCTACAGCAGCGATAACAGCATCCGTTCCCTTTCCTTCTGTCAGCCTTTTTACTTCCTCCACAGGATCCGCCTGATTACAGTCAATGACCTCAAATCCCATAGCCCTGGCAGTCTCAAGTTTCTTCGGAATCATTTCTGATACAATCACACGGCATCCATAAGCCTTTGCCACCTGTGCATTGATCAGCCCCATCGTTCCTGCCCCAATGACGGCCACAGTATCAAATGGCTTCAGCCTTAATTTTTTTGCCCCGTGGAGTACTGTAGCCAGCGGTTCTAAAAATCCTGCCTCAGCCGGGTTCACAGAAGCTGCTATTTTGTAAATGCCCCGCACACTTTTCACACAATAGTCTGAAAATCCGAAGAAGCCCCAGCGGTATCCGTCTTCCGTGTCTTTTCTGATGTCTTCACACTGATCCACCTGTCCGTTCCGGCAGGCAGAACAGTTTCCGCAGCCTTCATATCCCGTTGCAACCAGATCACCGATTTTAAAATCAGCCACCTTGGATCCGACTTTCTGTACGATACCGGCAGCCTCATGTCCTCCTGCCATCGGATATCCCTGGTGCTCTCTCAAGCCAAGCCATTGTCCGTAGTCTGTAGTGCAGATGTTGCAGGCTTTCATTTTCAAAAGGACATCATACTCACCGATTTCCGGCAAATCTCTTTCCCTGACTTCTGCCACACCTTTTTTTACTAAACATCCGAATCTCATTTTCCCTTCGCTCATAATCTGCTCCTTTTCTGCTGTCCTAAAAGTCTCTATGCTCTGTTCTCTCCGCCGAATAATCTCATATAATGTTTCAGCAGGTTTTTATAGCCTTCTCCCATAGCATTTGACAAGTCATACATGTTGGCACTCTGGTTTCCAAACTCTCCGAGACTTCCGTCCTTTACCATGCTGTCATAGTCAATTCCGAGATATTCTTTTAATTGTGCAAGCCCTGCATTGCTCAAGTCTGTACATAAATTTACTTTCTGGATTCCTGTCTGCACTGCTTTTCGTAGATTGTCATCTCCTGTCCCCGATCCCCCGTGAAGAACCAGCGGAATTTCGAGCATCTGATGGAGCTCAGCCAGTAATTCGAACTCAAGTTTTGGAGTTCCCTTGTATGTGCCATGGGATGTTCCTACAGAAACTGCCAGACAGTCGACCCCGGTCTGTTTTACAAACTCTGCGGCCTCATCCTTTCTCGTAAGCCCTGAATCCCTGGTCTGTTCATATTCAAATCCCTGTCCGACATGCCCTAATTCCGCTTCCACAGAAACACCGACAGCATGAGCAATTTTAACGATCTCTGCAACCTCTTTTACATTCTCTTCAAATGGCAGTGTGGAGCGGTCTACCATGACGGATGTGCATCCGCACCGGATAGCCGTCATGATTTCTTCAAAATCCCCGCCGTGGTCTAAGTTGATCGCCCCTGATACAGTCGGAAACTTGTGCTTATAGTAGTTCACTGTGTCTA is a window encoding:
- a CDS encoding class II fructose-bisphosphate aldolase — encoded protein: MITDMGTILRKAKAEGYGVAAPNVWNGVTVKSVFEAAEELKAPVIFDCAGIHSLEETIDTVNYYKHKFPTVSGAINLDHGGDFEEIMTAIRCGCTSVMVDRSTLPFEENVKEVAEIVKIAHAVGVSVEAELGHVGQGFEYEQTRDSGLTRKDEAAEFVKQTGVDCLAVSVGTSHGTYKGTPKLEFELLAELHQMLEIPLVLHGGSGTGDDNLRKAVQTGIQKVNLCTDLSNAGLAQLKEYLGIDYDSMVKDGSLGEFGNQSANMYDLSNAMGEGYKNLLKHYMRLFGGENRA
- a CDS encoding zinc-dependent alcohol dehydrogenase, with amino-acid sequence MSEGKMRFGCLVKKGVAEVRERDLPEIGEYDVLLKMKACNICTTDYGQWLGLREHQGYPMAGGHEAAGIVQKVGSKVADFKIGDLVATGYEGCGNCSACRNGQVDQCEDIRKDTEDGYRWGFFGFSDYCVKSVRGIYKIAASVNPAEAGFLEPLATVLHGAKKLRLKPFDTVAVIGAGTMGLINAQVAKAYGCRVIVSEMIPKKLETARAMGFEVIDCNQADPVEEVKRLTEGKGTDAVIAAVGVTAANDQGLKMIKEKDGKLLLFAAGYPAPELHIDSNEMHYRRMELIGTFGADNEDFQEAARALSTGVVDVSKLIEEKTFKLDQIQEAFEEASKPGMYRVSVLLDQQ
- a CDS encoding PTS sugar transporter subunit IIB translates to MAKKLAVRVDDRLIHGQVVTQWVKVFHAQKIVVIDDQVAIDKMQKSILKFAAPPDLKVSILSVEKAAEAWKKNKFGSGNVFVLFRDVKQIAKLQEAGVSFDEITIGQMAVIHDRKQIYKQVGLSESEAQTLMDIEKSGVKLCFQMQPTDRKESLEIMRKTFPNLH
- a CDS encoding PTS system mannose/fructose/sorbose family transporter subunit IID → MTISLMQAILLGLFCGIAKCCIPYTTGAFMFNTVIFNAVIIGAVMGDMTQAMIIGASLQLIYLGVISAGGNQPTDPCLASYVAIPVAMVSGLNTTAAVALAVPVGLLGAQLMNLDYLLNGFFAQRGDTFAEKGDAAGMTRWSVIYCGIIRALMFAVPVATALYFGSGALQGILDDIPKFVTNGLSAMGACLPAVGFAIIANLISKPRYMPFFFAGFFLIQYTKIGTIPLLLAGLFLTFLYITFTIKDYKGEAEDEDDEDEEEEEYDETIKLLGKKDIFHAWMRWWIGAEVGHSFERMQAPSFCTALVPALKKFYPGEENKEHYCEALKRHMTFFNTEAHWGGGPILGLTLAMEEKKSQNYDVIPGEVVMNLKTGLMGPLAGIGDTISWSTLMYLFIGLFLPLAKQGNPLGGIGPVVCLTVVCFCIGYFLTSKCYTFGYSFAENMLKSGLVNMIIAGASILGLFMMGGLASTYVTVSTPLKFATSAYTTTLQSIFDSIIPGLLPLAVVLCVWGYLAKVKRNYFAATLGLTIVSLILGCLGIII